The Callospermophilus lateralis isolate mCalLat2 chromosome 15, mCalLat2.hap1, whole genome shotgun sequence genome window below encodes:
- the Hoga1 gene encoding 4-hydroxy-2-oxoglutarate aldolase, mitochondrial isoform X3, which produces MGTIPFRGFVIQGSTGEFPFLTSRERLEVVSRVRQVIPKDKLLLAGSGCESTQATVEMTVSMAQVGADAAMVVTPCYFRGRMNSAALIHHYTKVADLSPIPVVLYSVPANTGLDLPVDAVVKLSQHPNIVGMKDSGGDVTRIGLIVHKTSKQDFQVLAGSAGFLMASYALGAEGGVCALANVLGAQVCQLERLCLTGQWEAAQKLQHRLIEPNASVTRRFGIPGLKKTMDWFGYYGGPCRAPLQELSPAEEEALRLDFSSNGWL; this is translated from the exons GCTTTGTGATCCAGGGCTCCACTGGCGAGTTCCCCTTCCTGACCAGCAGAGAGCGCCTGGAGGTGGTGAGCCGCGTGCGCCAGGTCATACCCAAGGACAAGCTCCTGCTAGCGGGCTCCGGCTGCGAGT CCACTCAAGCCACAGTGGAGATGACTGTCAGCATGGCGCAGGTCGGGGCGGATGCTGCTATGGTGGTGACCCCTTGCTACTTCCGTGGCCGCATGAACAGTGCTGCCCTCATTCACCACTACACCAAG GTTGCTGACCTCTCTCCAATCCCTGTGGTGCTGTACAGTGTCCCAGCCAACACAGGGCTAGACCTGCCTGTGGATGCAGTGGTCAAGCTTTCCCAGCACCCGAATATTGTGGGCATGAAGGACAGTGGTGGTGAT GTGACCAGGATTGGGCTGATCGTTCACAAGACCAGCAAGCAGGATTTCCAGGTGTTGGCCGGATCGGCGGGCTTCCTGATGGCCAGCTATGCCTTGG GAGCTGAGGGGGGCGTGTGTGCACTGGCCAATGTCCTGGGGGCCCAGGTGTGCCAGCTGGAGCGACTCTGCCTCACAGGGCAATGGGAAGCTGCCCAGAAACTGCAGCACCGTCTCATTGAACCCAACGCTTCG GTGACACGGCGCTTTGGAATCCCAGGGCTGAAGAAAACCATGGACTGGTTTGGCTACTATGGAGGACCCTGTCGCGCCCCCTTGCAGGAGCTGAGCCCTGCGGAGGAGGAGGCTCTGCGCCTGgatttcagcagcaatggctggctCTGA
- the Morn4 gene encoding MORN repeat-containing protein 4 isoform X2 has protein sequence MTLTKGSFTYSSGEEYRGEWKEGRRHGFGQLLFADGGTYLGHFENGLFNGFGVLTFSDGSRYEGEFAQGKFNGVGVFIRHDNMTFEGEFKNGRVDGFGGIPVQFIMRPPVTAGPRHTPSSHPHTESPSTADCGGNYNRVPLFIL, from the exons ATGACCCTGACAAAAGGTTCTTTCACCTACTCCAGTGGGGAGGAATATCGCGGCGAGTGGAAGGAGG GCCGCAGGCATGGTTTTGGTCAACTGCTGTTTGCAGATGGTGGCACCTATCTGGGTCATTTTGAGAATGGGCTCTTTAATGGCTTTGGGGTACTGACCTTTTCAGATGGTTCAAG GTATGAGGGGGAGTTTGCCCAGGGCAAGTTTAATGGCGTCGGAGTCTTCATTCGGCATGACAACATGACCTTTGAGGGAGAATTTAAAAATGGCAGAGTAGATGGTTTTG GTGGAATCCCTGTACAGTTCATCATGAGGCCTCCAGTTACCGCAGGACCCAGACACACCCCCAGCTCCCATCCTCACACCGAATCTCCCTCAACAGCAGACTGTGGTGGAAATTATAACCGTGTGCCTCTATTTATTCTGTGA
- the Morn4 gene encoding MORN repeat-containing protein 4 isoform X1: MTLTKGSFTYSSGEEYRGEWKEGRRHGFGQLLFADGGTYLGHFENGLFNGFGVLTFSDGSRYEGEFAQGKFNGVGVFIRHDNMTFEGEFKNGRVDGFGLLTFPDGSHGIPRNEGLFENNKLLRREKCSAVVQRAQSASKSARNLTA, from the exons ATGACCCTGACAAAAGGTTCTTTCACCTACTCCAGTGGGGAGGAATATCGCGGCGAGTGGAAGGAGG GCCGCAGGCATGGTTTTGGTCAACTGCTGTTTGCAGATGGTGGCACCTATCTGGGTCATTTTGAGAATGGGCTCTTTAATGGCTTTGGGGTACTGACCTTTTCAGATGGTTCAAG GTATGAGGGGGAGTTTGCCCAGGGCAAGTTTAATGGCGTCGGAGTCTTCATTCGGCATGACAACATGACCTTTGAGGGAGAATTTAAAAATGGCAGAGTAGATGGTTTTG GCCTGCTGACTTTCCCTGATGGTTCTCATGGAATACCCCGCAACGAAGGTCTATTTGAGAACAATAAGCTGCTACGGCGGGAGAAGTGTTCCGCGGTAGTTCAGCgggcccagagtgcctccaagtcTGCCAGAAATCTCACTGCTTGA